The genomic DNA GCCCGGCGGCTTTGACGGTGGCGAGGAAAAAGCCTTCCGCCCAGCCGGGCATGCTTTTCCAGTTGTGCGGGCCGCGCTTTTGCCCGGGCACGTAAGCGGCGCGGGGTGCGCGCAGGTGCACGTTCACCACCACCATTTTGTGCCCACCGCCCAAATCCAGGTCCGCATACAAAAACGGACGGTCCCACTGAACGGGTGCGGGTGCGTCTTGGGGCGGGTCGGATGTGGCGGCACGATACAACGGCGGTTCCACCAAATGGTTCCAGATCTCTTGGGTGGCCAAAATGGGGAAGCGGGACAAAATCACCAAGTTATGGCGGTCGCGCACACCTTTGCCGGACGGGCTTTGGGTGGCGGCGCGGTGAAAATTTTCGTAGGCCGTGCCTTTGAGCACGTCGTCCAAAGCGCTCAAACTGCGCTTGGTCTTGTCGGTGTTGAGCTGGCCGTTGACCTCTTGCAAGCACAATACATCGGCGCGCAGGCGTTGGAGTTGCGGGCGGAGCGCACGCACGCGGGCGTCGAGGTTGCCACGCGCGCGCGGCGGACCGTCCAGGCTTTCCATATTAAAGGTTGCAATGCGTATGGGTTCAGCTTTCGCCATGGGGGATCTCTCCTCCCCCTATAATACCAGACGCGACGCGGGGAAGTGTATGGAAACGGTGGTGCCCAGGTTGGGCTCGGACACAATGTCCATGTGGGCGTCGTGCAGCTCGACAAAGCTTTTGGTGAGCGGCAGGCCCAGGCCGGTGCCTTCGTACTTGCGCGTCAGTTTGCTGTCGACTTGGCCAAACGGGGTCAGTGCGGTGACGATGTCGTCGGTATGCATGCCGATGCCGGTATCGGCAACGGCGATGACCAACTCGTCATTGACAGTCTGGCGGGCGGTGACGGTGACTTGTCCGTTTTCCGGCGTAAATTTCACGGCATTGGACAACAGGTTCAACAACACTTGTTTGATGCGTTGCGGGTCCACCATCAAATCGGGCAAGCCGTCAGCGATTTTAACCTTCAGTTCCAAATCGGCGGAACGCGCACGGTCTTGTACCAAGCGGGTGGCGGAATGGATCAGATCGTCCACTTGGGCGCGTTCGGGGTGCAGTTCCATCTGCCCCGCTTCGATCCGCGACACATCCAAGATGTCGTTGATAACATCCAACAGGTGCGAGCCCGAATCGCGGATGTTTTCGATGTATTCGCCATAGCGCGCTTCCAGCGGGCCGAACAATCCCGCCAGCATCACGTCCGAAAACCCGATGATGGCA from Magnetovibrio sp. PR-2 includes the following:
- a CDS encoding endonuclease/exonuclease/phosphatase family protein, producing the protein MAKAEPIRIATFNMESLDGPPRARGNLDARVRALRPQLQRLRADVLCLQEVNGQLNTDKTKRSLSALDDVLKGTAYENFHRAATQSPSGKGVRDRHNLVILSRFPILATQEIWNHLVEPPLYRAATSDPPQDAPAPVQWDRPFLYADLDLGGGHKMVVVNVHLRAPRAAYVPGQKRGPHNWKSMPGWAEGFFLATVKAAGQALEVRTFLDRLFDMDEDALVAVMGDFNSGDAESPVRIIRGDEEDTGDGAFAPRMLVAAERSLPESQRFSVIHRGRPHMADHILVSQQLLGWLVSVECHNEALHDEVGSPAAISGAPESYHAPVVAELQRPGQARKRLT